A genomic region of Hippoglossus hippoglossus isolate fHipHip1 chromosome 8, fHipHip1.pri, whole genome shotgun sequence contains the following coding sequences:
- the LOC117766981 gene encoding uncharacterized protein LOC117766981 isoform X1, with product MMRMSGRVMSCCAALFLALASVSAVERLNSIDDLKKINFDQSVHKHTLLLLHWFANVVDINNNHVICLTFDPNNEDYGSHHYGNYEQLLDPLPWGYQYYTVGNLNVDSQEQLPDYVVDPLAEYEGRNMDRIIFRVRQENTGRSMQTDQVYITQHYETSEQQGTRYDPEHTYQVSTNLLRQIREFSDGEHQDSLWDLRNRYGSSADDRELGHIRNTWGNLACLGLLLFIVIKEKHSSYKQNKRPQPPARRNTEPDYVVNIPENPSQTYPRQNHMETDGSWNLRDETQLTVTTSKDGEARILWENVTENRLNNGVMVVLFNNNRDQEASKTFKCIGDSSGSWDTSVPLNDGLQARLHKVRRQWCFLKVVGEEICRGPEFKNPRADSAVNISGYDAHLQLFVKDGKACARLFVKKTFSNWKSEFNNSWVGFYASADKATNQYEWWQWQWATKFRRSTDVQDYLYDVYDYHSGMSIAPGVQARFIGQPEEVKACTPSWGG from the exons atgatgaggatgtcaGGAAGAGTCATGAGTTGCTGTGCAGCTCTGTTCCTTGCACTGGCCTCTGTGTCAGCTGTAGAAAGACTCAATTCAATTGATGATTTGAAGAAAATCAATTTTGACCaatctgtgcacaaacacactcttctACTTCTCCACTGGTTTGCCAATGTAGTTGATATCAACAATAACCATGTCATTTGCTTGACCTTCGACCCAAACAATGAAGATTATGGCTCGCATCATTATGGCAACTATGAGCAGCTGCTGGACCCACTGCCTTGGGGTTACCAATACTACACTGTTGGCAATCTTAATGTAGACAGTCAAGAACAACTCCCAGACTACGTCGTCGATCCCCTGGCAGAGTATGAAGGAAGAAACATGGACCGCATCATATTCAGAGTCAGGCAAGAGAACACAGGAAGATCTATGCAGACAGATCAAGTGTACATCACACAGCACTATGAGACCTCTGAACAACAGGGGACAAGGTATGACCCGGAACATACATACCAGGTCAGTACCAACCTTCTAAGGCAGATCAGAGAGTTTTCTGATGGAGAACACCAGGACTCACTGTGGGATCTCAGAAATCGCTATGGCAGTAGTGCTGACGATCGCGAGTTAGGGCACATCAGAAACACGTGGGGTAACCTGGCTTGTCTTGGCCTGCTGCTGTTTATTGTAATCAAGGAAAAGCACTCCtcttacaaacaaaacaaaagacctCAGCCTCCAGCAAGAAGAAACACGGAACCTGATTATGTTGTCAACATCCCAGAAAACCCATCCCAGACATATCCCAGACAAAATCATATGGAGACTGATGGTTCGTG GAATTTGAGGGATGAGACTCAACTTACGGTGACGACCAGCAAGGATGGAGAAGCCAGGATTCTTTGGGAGAATGTTACTGAAAATCGCCTAAACAATGGAGTGATGGTAGTGCTTTTCAATAACAATAGGGACCAGGAAGCAAGCAAGACTTTTAAGTGCATTGGGGACAGTTCAGGCAGTTGGGACACCTCAGTGCCgctaaatgatggtcttcagGCTCGACTACATAAGGTGAGGAGACAGTGGTGCTTCTTGAAAGTGGTGGGAGAGGAGATATGCAGAGGTCCTGAGTTTAAGAATCCCAGAGCAGACAGCGCAGTCAATATAAGCGGCTACGATGCACACCTCCAGCTCTTTGTAAAAGATGGCAAGGCGTGTGCTCGCTTATTTGTCAAGAAGACCTTCAGTAATTGGAAGTCTGAATTTAACAATTCTTGGGTTGGTTTCTATGCCTCTGCAGATAAAGCCACAAATCAGTATGAATGGTGGCAGTGGCAATGGGCAACTAAATTCAGACGTAGCACTGATGTTCAGGACTACCTTTATGATGTATACGATTATCACTCAGGTATGTCCATTGCCCCTGGAGTCCAAGCACGATTCATAGGCCAGCCTGAGGAAGTTAAAGCATGCACTCCAAGCTGGGGGGGATGA
- the LOC117766981 gene encoding uncharacterized protein LOC117766981 isoform X2, whose protein sequence is MMRISGRVMSCCAALFLTVASVSAVQKLQSINDLKKINFDQSVPKHTLLLLYWFANVVDINNNHVISLTFDPNNEDYGSHHYGNYEQLLDPLPRGYRYYTVGNLNVDSHEQLPDYVVDPLAEYEGRNMDRIIFRVRQQNTGRSMQTDQVYITQHYETSEQQGTRYNPEHTYQVSTNLLRQIREFSDGEHQDSLWDLRNRYGSSANDRELVHIRNTWGNLACLGLLLFIVIKEKHSSYKQNKRPQPPARRNTQPDFVVNIPENPSQTYPRQNHMGTGSLNLRDETQLTVTTSKDGEARILWENVTENRLNNGVMVVLFNNNRDQEASKTFKCIGDSSGSWDTSVPLNDGLQARLHKVRRQWCFLKVVGEEICRGPEFKNPRADSAVNISGYDAHLQLFVKDGKACARLFVKKTFSNWKSEFNNSWVGFYASADKATNQYEWWQWQWATKFRRSTDVQDYLYDVYDYHSGMSIAPGVQARFIGQPEEVKACTPSWGG, encoded by the coding sequence ATGATGAGGATATCAGGAAGAGTCATGAGTTGCTGTGCAGCTCTGTTCCTTACAGTGGCATCTGTGTCAGCTGTACAAAAGCTCCAGTCAATCAATGATTTGAAGAAAATCAACTTTGACCAATCTGTGCCGAAACACACTCTTCTGTTGCTCTACTGGTTTGCCAATGTAGTTGATATCAACAATAACCATGTCATTTCCTTGACCTTCGACCCAAACAATGAAGATTATGGCTCGCATCATTATGGCAACTATGAGCAGCTGCTGGACCCACTGCCTCGGGGTTACCGGTACTACACTGTTGGCAATCTTAATGTAGACAGTCATGAACAACTCCCAGACTACGTCGTCGATCCCCTGGCAGAGTATGAAGGAAGAAACATGGACCGCATCATATTCAGAGTCAGGCAACAGAACACAGGAAGATCTATGCAGACAGATCAAGTGTACATCACACAGCACTATGAGACCTCTGAACAACAGGGGACAAGGTATAACCCGGAACATACGTACCAGGTCAGTACCAACCTTCTAAGACAGATCAGAGAGTTTTCTGATGGAGAACACCAGGACTCACTGTGGGATCTCAGAAATCGCTATGGCAGTAGTGCTAACGATCGCGAATTAGTGCACATCAGAAACACGTGGGGTAACCTGGCTTGTCTTGGCCTGCTGCTGTTTATTGTAATCAAGGAAAAGCACTCCtcttacaaacaaaacaaaagacctCAGCCTCCAGCGAGAAGAAACACGCAACCTGATTTTGTTGTCAACATCCCAGAAAACCCATCACAGACATATCCCAGACAAAATCATATGGGGACTGGTTCGTTGAATTTGAGGGATGAGACTCAACTTACGGTGACGACCAGCAAGGATGGAGAAGCCAGGATTCTTTGGGAGAATGTTACTGAAAATCGCCTAAACAATGGAGTGATGGTAGTGCTTTTCAATAACAATAGGGACCAGGAAGCAAGCAAGACTTTTAAGTGCATTGGGGACAGTTCAGGCAGTTGGGACACCTCAGTGCCgctaaatgatggtcttcagGCTCGACTACATAAGGTGAGGAGACAGTGGTGCTTCTTGAAAGTGGTGGGAGAGGAGATATGCAGAGGTCCTGAGTTTAAGAATCCCAGAGCAGACAGCGCAGTCAATATAAGCGGCTACGATGCACACCTCCAGCTCTTTGTAAAAGATGGCAAGGCGTGTGCTCGCTTATTTGTCAAGAAGACCTTCAGTAATTGGAAGTCTGAATTTAACAATTCTTGGGTTGGTTTCTATGCCTCTGCAGATAAAGCCACAAATCAGTATGAATGGTGGCAGTGGCAATGGGCAACTAAATTCAGACGTAGCACTGATGTTCAGGACTACCTTTATGATGTATACGATTATCACTCAGGTATGTCCATTGCCCCTGGAGTCCAAGCACGATTCATAGGCCAGCCTGAGGAAGTTAAAGCATGCACTCCAAGCTGGGGGGGATGA
- the LOC117766982 gene encoding uncharacterized protein LOC117766982 → MMRMSGRVTSCCAALFLALASVSAVERLNSIDDLKKIYSGQSVPKHTLLLLHWFANIVDIDSNNIIQLTFDPNNDDFGWHYYSNYEQVLDPLPRGYKYYTVGNLLLDKREQLPDYVAHPRAEYAGRNRDRIVFRVRLRNTGRQTWQQIDRVYITQHYGHHRNMTYNPEHTYEITTNLLRQIRKFSVGANQSLRTLRNRYGSNTSDFQLSEIRNIWGNLACLGLLLFIVIEERYNFDQQSASLQSGSTGGNKVVTQPHIPHYNIQGPRQNGWNCETCILILVLICIFVFAILCSLGHSSGRGR, encoded by the coding sequence atgatgaggatgtcaGGAAGAGTCACGAGTTGCTGTGCAGCTCTGTTCCTTGCACTGGCCTCTGTGTCAGCTGTAGAAAGACTCAATTCAATTGATGATTTGAAGAAAATCTACAGTGGTCAATCTGTGCCCAAACACACTCTTCTACTTCTCCACTGGTTTGCCAACATAGTTGATATCGACAGCAACAACATCATacagttgacctttgacccaaaCAATGACGATTTTGGATGGCATTATTATAGCAACTATGAGCAGGTGCTGGACCCACTGCCTCGGGGTTACAAGTACTACACTGTTGGCAATCTCCTTCTAGACAAACGTGAACAACTTCCAGATTATGTTGCCCATCCCCGGGCAGAGTATGCGGGAAGAAACAGGGACCGGATCGTGTTCAGAGTCAGGCTGCGGAACACAGGACGGCAAACTTGGCAACAGATAGATCGAGTGTACATCACACAGCATTATGGGCACCATCGAAATATGACATATAATCCTGAACATACCTATGAGATCACGACTAACCTCCTGAGACAGATCCGAAAGTTTTCAGTGGGAGCAAACCAGTCACTGAGGACTCTCAGAAATCGCTATGGAAGTAACACTAGTGATTTCCAGTTATCAGAAATCAGAAACATATGGGGGAACCTTGCTTGTCTTGGACTGCTGTTGTTTATTGTGATCGAGGAAAGGTACAACTTTGACCAACAAAGTGCCAGCCTTCAGAGTGGGTCAACAGGAGGAAACAAGGTTGTGACACAACCTCATATTCCTCATTACAACATCCAAGGCCCCAGACAAAATGGGTGGAATTGTGAAACATGCATTCTCATTTTAGTgcttatatgtatatttgtcttTGCCATTCTTTGTTCCCTCGGGCATTCCAGCGGTAGGGGAAGATGA